Within the Candidatus Cloacimonadota bacterium genome, the region GTGTTGAATTCCCAGGCGGTGAAGCTGTAGGAAGCTCCGCAGTTGCAGTTTTGGGCCGGGATCAGCACCGGGGTGAGGTTGATGGCCTCATTCATGGCCGAGGCTGTGGAGCCCAGAACCCGGAATCCCATCAGGTCGTTTTCGGAGGCGGTGGTCCAGTTCAGGACAGGTTGGTTCTCGGCGTTTACCGAGGCGGTGAAGCTGCTCATCACAACTGGCACGTTGGGTTCGGTATCGGCGGAAATCTCCATCAGGAAATCGTGATAGGTGGAATTCAGGGTGGTGCGGGACACGATTTCCAGCATCCTGATATTCACCACATAGCTGGGGGCGAAGAGCGCAGCCCAGTCTGGATCGGTGTCGGGATGGTTCACATCCACCAATCCGGTGCCGAGTCCGGTTTGCTGATAAAAAGTTCCGGGGCCGATGTTGTCGCCAGTGTTCCAGGTAAACGGTATGGGGTAAAAATAAGGGGCACCTTTCAGGTGTTCCACATAGTCATGGATCTCCTGGCCGGAGGGGTAAGGTGTGGTTATCTCATACTGCATGTTGATTATATGCAGTTTCTTCACTCCGCCCAGGGTGATATCGCCGCTGGAATTGGCATAGGTGCGGATGTCTCCGGATTCTCCATGTGTCTGCCAGGGATTTGCAGGATTGACCAGGTTTACCTGGGTCAGGCTGGTCCTGTCGAAAGGCGTAAAGGTGATGCCGATCTGGGTCATGTCATCCGTGAAGGGAATGTTTTCCTGAACGCAGCTTATCACTGTTTGCCCTTCCGAATTGCCGGGCTGGGTCATGCGCACCAGGTCTTCGGCGTAATAGTGCAGGAAGGGATATGCGTTATAAAGCGGTGTGTTTCCAAAGGTATACCAGTTCCCATCATGCGTGGCGAAGGAAGGGCTGTCGAAATCGAAGAGCCAGACCGTATTGCGGTTGGTGCCTTCGAGGTCGTCAACCTCAAAAGTGAACAAAGGGGTTTGCGCGGCCAGAAATCCGGCCATCAGCACCAGCATCATGGCGCTTATAAGTTGCTTGCTGAACGAAAGCTTGATATTCATTTCAGTTCTCCTAGAATCAAAGTTAACTTGAAAAACCATCATTTTAACCCCTGCCTATCTTGGCAAGGATTTTTTCATTATGTCATTACGAGGCTCTCAATCAGAATTGACAAACCACTAAAAAGGTGATGAACAGCCACAGACATTTCGACTTCCTTCATCCTAGGGCTGGAAACTCCACAGAAAAGCGATTCGATGCTGATTGGCCGTTAAGGCCCTGTATTGAACCCCTGACGCGCCTCCCGTATGATGCCCGTAATAAATACGAGGATTTGGCGGGAGGAAAGGGAGGGAGATAAGCTCGGGCGCTAAGGACGCGGCTGGTAGGATACGATGGTGGGTAGCCCGCTGGGCGGCAGAACGATAGTGAGGGTTTGAAAGTGAGCCTTTCATTTCGCCGAACCGGACCAGGATGGGCCGGAGCAAAAACTGCTTGACTTTTCCGCCCCCTTTTTCAACTTACCACTCCATGAAGTATCTCAAAGCAAGCGCGATCGAATATCTGCTCTGGCTCTACATCCTGGGCTGCCTGGCCTGGCTGCTTTTCCGGCTGGGGGCCTATTCCAAGCCAATGCCGGCCTGGCTGTTGCTGGCTTTGCCAGTGGGACTGGCCCTGTTGCTTGGCTCCAGAAAAGGATGTCTGGGCCAGGTGGTGGCCGCTCCGGAAGAAAAGCCCCGCCATCAGCCTTGGAAGCTGGAACTGGGTGTGGCCATCCTGATCAGCTTTGTGGTTGGCTGGGTGATCGTGGAGGTGAAGCCGCTGGCCTTTTTCACCCAGGCGGGAAACGCGCAGAACATCATCAAAGGCATCTTCAATCCCAATCTGCAGGAACTGATGCCCATGCTTGCCGCCCTCATGGAAACCATCTACCTGGCTTTGCTGGCCACGGTTTTCGCTATTCCCTTCGCCTTTCTGCTCAGCTTTTTCGCCGCCAAGAACCTGATGTACGGCTCCACCTTGGGAAAAATCGCCTACGTCGTGATTCGCACCGTCTCCACCGTCTTCCGTTCCATCGAGGCCATCGTCTGGGCCATCATCTTCTGTGTCTGGGTGGGAATCGGCCCCTTTGCCGGAATGCTGGCGCTGTGGATCCATTCCATCGCCGCGCTGGTGAAGCTCTATTCCGAGCAGATCGAAAACATCGATCCCGGCCCCGTGGAAGCAATCAAGGCCACCGGCGCCTCCACCCTCCAGGTCTGGCGCTATGCCGTCACCCCGCAGATTCTGGCTCCCTATCTGGCTTTCACCATCTACCGCTGGGACATCAACGTGCGCATGGCCACCATCGTGGGCTTTGTGGGCGGCGGTGGGATCGGCCTTGCCCTCAATCAACAGCAGCAAATGCTTGCCTGGCGCAACGTTGGCCTCATCATGTGGCTGATCGCGATCGTGGTCTGGGTGATGGACATCTTCAGCG harbors:
- the phnE gene encoding phosphonate ABC transporter, permease protein PhnE — encoded protein: MKYLKASAIEYLLWLYILGCLAWLLFRLGAYSKPMPAWLLLALPVGLALLLGSRKGCLGQVVAAPEEKPRHQPWKLELGVAILISFVVGWVIVEVKPLAFFTQAGNAQNIIKGIFNPNLQELMPMLAALMETIYLALLATVFAIPFAFLLSFFAAKNLMYGSTLGKIAYVVIRTVSTVFRSIEAIVWAIIFCVWVGIGPFAGMLALWIHSIAALVKLYSEQIENIDPGPVEAIKATGASTLQVWRYAVTPQILAPYLAFTIYRWDINVRMATIVGFVGGGGIGLALNQQQQMLAWRNVGLIMWLIAIVVWVMDIFSGYIREKLVST
- a CDS encoding T9SS type A sorting domain-containing protein; this translates as MNIKLSFSKQLISAMMLVLMAGFLAAQTPLFTFEVDDLEGTNRNTVWLFDFDSPSFATHDGNWYTFGNTPLYNAYPFLHYYAEDLVRMTQPGNSEGQTVISCVQENIPFTDDMTQIGITFTPFDRTSLTQVNLVNPANPWQTHGESGDIRTYANSSGDITLGGVKKLHIINMQYEITTPYPSGQEIHDYVEHLKGAPYFYPIPFTWNTGDNIGPGTFYQQTGLGTGLVDVNHPDTDPDWAALFAPSYVVNIRMLEIVSRTTLNSTYHDFLMEISADTEPNVPVVMSSFTASVNAENQPVLNWTTASENDLMGFRVLGSTASAMNEAINLTPVLIPAQNCNCGASYSFTAWEFNTPGTYWFWLESMDMVGTSDFFGPVSVTVSDTQTPSLPDRSSLGSVYPNPFQSGTAVSIPVEVKAGDSGELSIYNLSGQRVASFPLQQGSHTISWNGLDTSGKSCASGIYFYRLSAGNHQESKKLIILK